Proteins encoded together in one Juglans regia cultivar Chandler chromosome 9, Walnut 2.0, whole genome shotgun sequence window:
- the LOC108980904 gene encoding probable Ufm1-specific protease isoform X1, with protein MAKVTEQASSVRVLCPKLVLRKNEPGLQWLIGSPFLPPLTIVSTLRCIHTRSPHGFPSPDYLKESEDIRTLLLKGFEVIGALVIGNSESEKNASEAIDAARRLKKLLSEGVYPEDEVTIGAVADLNNTRDVQFFRTRSDNSRSLELVTSVVYDEHPEKHIWETGCLLRCELPIRFPVYFPAKNGPDAEKMYLRATEAVVAKFKDPQVVYVVETLSKASTEVPRPVILRGVELDFDTALSNIKLLGKDAHDSDPKFLSCAHFCLKSKSDGPILSAENADIIQLSVLLNSSEKCEKSSAPGAEYIPALEEARLLAVNFKLEVLCYAAKEIPVMYAVLKLIIPGLVDQLNSMKNVILPNLLTEHPQLCPYHFNPPGVLHPITVIYELNYGETEMKQVDIRKSLHLRLGLPSDRPLLRTANALDLSTTNNSARNDAIRKGSTLLKDVHIGIPSSGVPGGIVSLIQGSYEYYHYLQDSFNDSGWGCAYRSLQTIISWFRLQHYSSIDVPSHREIQQALVEIGDKDASFIGSREWIGAIELSFVLDKLLGVCCCFEQVSCRVINVTSGAELPEKCRELALHFENQGTPIMIGGGVLAYTLLGVDYNEASGDCAFLILDPHYTGNEDLKKIVNGGWCGWKKSVDSKGRSFFLHDKFYNLLLPQRPNMV; from the exons ATGGCGAAAGTAACCGAGCAAGCAAGCAGCGTACGAGTTCTGTGCCCAAAGCTCGTTCTCCGCAAGAACGAACCGGGCCTCCAATGGCTAATCGGGTCCCCATTTCTCCCGCCACTCACCATCGTCTCCACACTCCGATGCATCCACACCCGCTCTCCCCACGGCTTTCCCTCGCCCGATTACCTCAAAGAATCAG AGGATATTCGGACGTTGCTACTTAAAGGTTTTGAAGTAATCGGAGCATTAGTTATTGGAAATTCGGAGTCCGAGAAGAACGCTAGCGAGGCAATCGATGCCGCCCGTAGATTGAAAAAGCTTCTTTCTGAAGGAGTATATCCAGAGGATGAGGTGACGATCGGTGCGGTTGCTGATTTGAATAATACTAGAGACGTTCAATTTTTCCGAACCAGATCGGATAATTCAAGGAGCCTGGAATTAGTTACTTCGGTGGTATATGATGAGCATCCGGAGAAGCATATTTGGGAGACGGGTTGTTTGCTGCGGTGCGAGCTTCCGATTAGGTTTCCAGTCTATTTTCCTGCAAAAAATGGGCCAG ATGCGGAGAAGATGTATTTGCGTGCGACTGAAGCAGTTGTTGCCAAGTTCAAAGACCCACAGGTTGTATATGTGGTAGAAACATTAAGCAAAGCCTCCACAGAAGTTCCTCGACCTGTCATTCTTCGTGGTGTAGAATTGGACTTTGACACAGCTCTTTCAAATATCAAACTGTTGGGTAAAGATGCTCATGATTCTGACCCAAAGTTTCTATCATGCGCGCACTTTTGTTTGAAAAGTAAATCTGACGGACCAATTTTGTCTGCAGAG AATGCAGATATAATTCAACTAAGCGTTCTGCTTAATAGCTCAGAAAAGTGTGAGAAATCCTCTGCACCTGGTGCAGAATATATTCCAG CTTTGGAAGAAGCCAGGCTTTTAGCTGTAAACTTTAAGCTAGAAGTGCTCTGTTATGCAGCCAAGGAGATTCCGGTGATGTATGCGGTTTTGAAGTTAATCATACCTGGTTTAGTTGATCAGTTGAATTCAATGAAGAATGTAATCTTGCCCAATCTCTTAACAGAACATCCTCAG CTTTGTCCCTATCACTTTAATCCTCCTGGAGTTTTGCATCCAATAACTGTTATTTATGAACTGAATTATGGGGAGACAGAAATGAAGCAAG TTGATATTAGAAAATCCCTGCACTTGAGGCTGGGACTACCATCTGATCGTCCTCTCTTGAGAACTGCTAATGCCCTGGATTTGTCTACAACAAATAACAGTGCAAGGAATGACGCAATACGAAAAG GTTCTACTTTGCTTAAAGATGTGCACATTGGAATTCCAAGCAGTGGTG TTCCGGGGGGTATTGTGTCTCTGATTCAAGGTTCTTATGAATACTATCATTATCTTCAAGACAGTTTCAATGATTCG GGCTGGGGTTGTGCTTACCGGTCCCTGCAGACTATCATTTCGTGGTTCAGACTCCAACACTACTCCTCCATAGATGTTCCTTCACATAG GGAAATACAGCAGGCACTTGTAGAGATTGGCGATAAAGATGCTTCTTTTATTGGATCACGCGAATGGATTGGTGCCATTGAGTTGAGCTTTGTTTTAGACAAACTTCTAGGT GTTTGTTGCTGCTTTGAACAGGTCAGCTGCAGAGTCATAAACGTTACTTCTGGAGCTGAGCTTCCTGAAAAATGTCGAGAGCTGGCCTTGCACTTTGAGAATCAGGGAACGCCCATTATGATCG GTGGAGGTGTTCTTGCATATACGCTATTGGGAGTCGATTACAATGAAGCAAGTGGAGATTGTGCATTCCTTATACTCGATCCTCATTATACCGGCAATGAAGACCTGAAGAAAATTGTAAATGGCGGGTGGTGTGGGTGGAAGAAGTCTGTTGACAGCAAGGGAAGGAGTTTCTTCTTACATGATAAGTTCTATAATCTTCTCTTGCCACAGCGTCCCAATATGGTATGA
- the LOC108980904 gene encoding probable Ufm1-specific protease isoform X2 — MAKVTEQASSVRVLCPKLVLRKNEPGLQWLIGSPFLPPLTIVSTLRCIHTRSPHGFPSPDYLKESEDIRTLLLKGFEVIGALVIGNSESEKNASEAIDAARRLKKLLSEGVYPEDEVTIGAVADLNNTRDVQFFRTRSDNSRSLELVTSVVYDEHPEKHIWETGCLLRCELPIRFPVYFPAKNGPDAEKMYLRATEAVVAKFKDPQVVYVVETLSKASTEVPRPVILRGVELDFDTALSNIKLLGKDAHDSDPKFLSCAHFCLKSKSDGPILSAENADIIQLSVLLNSSEKCEKSSAPGAEYIPALEEARLLAVNFKLEVLCYAAKEIPVMYAVLKLIIPGLVDQLNSMKNVILPNLLTEHPQLCPYHFNPPGVLHPITVIYELNYGETEMKQVDIRKSLHLRLGLPSDRPLLRTANALDLSTTNNSARNDAIRKGSTLLKDVHIGIPSSGVPGGIVSLIQGSYEYYHYLQDSFNDSGWGCAYRSLQTIISWFRLQHYSSIDVPSHREIQQALVEIGDKDASFIGSREWIGAIELSFVLDKLLGVSCRVINVTSGAELPEKCRELALHFENQGTPIMIGGGVLAYTLLGVDYNEASGDCAFLILDPHYTGNEDLKKIVNGGWCGWKKSVDSKGRSFFLHDKFYNLLLPQRPNMV; from the exons ATGGCGAAAGTAACCGAGCAAGCAAGCAGCGTACGAGTTCTGTGCCCAAAGCTCGTTCTCCGCAAGAACGAACCGGGCCTCCAATGGCTAATCGGGTCCCCATTTCTCCCGCCACTCACCATCGTCTCCACACTCCGATGCATCCACACCCGCTCTCCCCACGGCTTTCCCTCGCCCGATTACCTCAAAGAATCAG AGGATATTCGGACGTTGCTACTTAAAGGTTTTGAAGTAATCGGAGCATTAGTTATTGGAAATTCGGAGTCCGAGAAGAACGCTAGCGAGGCAATCGATGCCGCCCGTAGATTGAAAAAGCTTCTTTCTGAAGGAGTATATCCAGAGGATGAGGTGACGATCGGTGCGGTTGCTGATTTGAATAATACTAGAGACGTTCAATTTTTCCGAACCAGATCGGATAATTCAAGGAGCCTGGAATTAGTTACTTCGGTGGTATATGATGAGCATCCGGAGAAGCATATTTGGGAGACGGGTTGTTTGCTGCGGTGCGAGCTTCCGATTAGGTTTCCAGTCTATTTTCCTGCAAAAAATGGGCCAG ATGCGGAGAAGATGTATTTGCGTGCGACTGAAGCAGTTGTTGCCAAGTTCAAAGACCCACAGGTTGTATATGTGGTAGAAACATTAAGCAAAGCCTCCACAGAAGTTCCTCGACCTGTCATTCTTCGTGGTGTAGAATTGGACTTTGACACAGCTCTTTCAAATATCAAACTGTTGGGTAAAGATGCTCATGATTCTGACCCAAAGTTTCTATCATGCGCGCACTTTTGTTTGAAAAGTAAATCTGACGGACCAATTTTGTCTGCAGAG AATGCAGATATAATTCAACTAAGCGTTCTGCTTAATAGCTCAGAAAAGTGTGAGAAATCCTCTGCACCTGGTGCAGAATATATTCCAG CTTTGGAAGAAGCCAGGCTTTTAGCTGTAAACTTTAAGCTAGAAGTGCTCTGTTATGCAGCCAAGGAGATTCCGGTGATGTATGCGGTTTTGAAGTTAATCATACCTGGTTTAGTTGATCAGTTGAATTCAATGAAGAATGTAATCTTGCCCAATCTCTTAACAGAACATCCTCAG CTTTGTCCCTATCACTTTAATCCTCCTGGAGTTTTGCATCCAATAACTGTTATTTATGAACTGAATTATGGGGAGACAGAAATGAAGCAAG TTGATATTAGAAAATCCCTGCACTTGAGGCTGGGACTACCATCTGATCGTCCTCTCTTGAGAACTGCTAATGCCCTGGATTTGTCTACAACAAATAACAGTGCAAGGAATGACGCAATACGAAAAG GTTCTACTTTGCTTAAAGATGTGCACATTGGAATTCCAAGCAGTGGTG TTCCGGGGGGTATTGTGTCTCTGATTCAAGGTTCTTATGAATACTATCATTATCTTCAAGACAGTTTCAATGATTCG GGCTGGGGTTGTGCTTACCGGTCCCTGCAGACTATCATTTCGTGGTTCAGACTCCAACACTACTCCTCCATAGATGTTCCTTCACATAG GGAAATACAGCAGGCACTTGTAGAGATTGGCGATAAAGATGCTTCTTTTATTGGATCACGCGAATGGATTGGTGCCATTGAGTTGAGCTTTGTTTTAGACAAACTTCTAGGT GTCAGCTGCAGAGTCATAAACGTTACTTCTGGAGCTGAGCTTCCTGAAAAATGTCGAGAGCTGGCCTTGCACTTTGAGAATCAGGGAACGCCCATTATGATCG GTGGAGGTGTTCTTGCATATACGCTATTGGGAGTCGATTACAATGAAGCAAGTGGAGATTGTGCATTCCTTATACTCGATCCTCATTATACCGGCAATGAAGACCTGAAGAAAATTGTAAATGGCGGGTGGTGTGGGTGGAAGAAGTCTGTTGACAGCAAGGGAAGGAGTTTCTTCTTACATGATAAGTTCTATAATCTTCTCTTGCCACAGCGTCCCAATATGGTATGA